The following coding sequences lie in one Bifidobacterium sp. ESL0690 genomic window:
- a CDS encoding HD domain-containing protein, whose translation MTGYIPTLAQADELHHKIAPSQAAYDLIHTHCVIIATITRQLVRRQNALFVRRCTLPKDAPELTGKYGDAGSSVKGDTHADSGFPQGVTPAVLAQKRNNFNVLDGINATVSPTDGVVGGMVPPRLLDENLAVVGAMLHDIGTYLVLKHDGSDGEKLQFDGPNYILHGLRGYDWLLSQGVDESIAQFARNHTGVGLTHEQVVAQGLPLPPADYVPMNLEQEVVMVADKYNSKSIPPRFLTAEAYARKARRFGADNERQWLDLVKKYGVPDIPALAKKFDMKLDE comes from the coding sequence ATGACCGGATATATTCCTACACTGGCACAGGCGGACGAGCTGCATCATAAGATCGCACCTTCGCAGGCCGCCTACGACCTTATTCACACGCATTGCGTCATTATCGCGACGATTACCCGCCAGCTGGTGCGTCGACAGAATGCGCTGTTCGTGCGGCGCTGCACCTTGCCCAAGGATGCGCCCGAGCTTACGGGGAAGTATGGAGATGCCGGTTCTTCCGTTAAAGGCGATACCCATGCCGACAGCGGTTTCCCTCAGGGTGTCACGCCTGCTGTGTTGGCGCAGAAACGTAATAATTTCAATGTGCTAGATGGTATCAACGCAACGGTTTCCCCGACCGACGGCGTGGTTGGCGGTATGGTGCCTCCGCGTCTGCTCGACGAAAACCTGGCGGTGGTGGGGGCGATGCTCCACGACATAGGCACGTACCTCGTCTTGAAGCACGACGGGTCGGACGGCGAAAAGTTGCAATTCGACGGACCGAACTATATCCTGCACGGTCTGCGCGGCTACGACTGGCTGCTTTCGCAGGGAGTGGATGAGTCTATTGCGCAATTTGCACGTAACCATACGGGAGTAGGGCTGACCCATGAGCAGGTCGTGGCGCAGGGATTGCCTCTGCCGCCGGCCGACTACGTGCCGATGAACCTGGAGCAGGAAGTGGTGATGGTGGCCGATAAATACAACAGCAAGTCCATCCCACCGCGGTTCCTCACGGCCGAGGCTTACGCTCGCAAGGCCCGCCGTTTCGGGGCAGACAACGAACGGCAGTGGCTCGATCTGGTCAAGAAATACGGCGTCCCCGATATCCCCGCGCTCGCCAAGAAGTTCGATATGAAACTGGACGAGTAG
- a CDS encoding LacI family DNA-binding transcriptional regulator, translated as MGSGEHITIKDVAKYAGVSFKTVSNVLNDTGSMRPETRRRVEEAIRSLGYTVNVSARSLRKGGSKLIGVGIFDFSQPFGPYFVDKVIEVARESGYGTIIDTYGSGGKGLSLIVNELSQLGADGWILFADQPVGKGGKLLQQPFPIVLTGDYLPYGNTDWVTMPNTEALRYVTGQLLDSGCTSIAVVGAKEKPETRDYYMSALQGTQDLRIKGYIEAFEERGLKVDSNMLIPRDWMIREGGMHAVDIMLERDVHPDAIVCLTDAVALGVLHGLQAHGIRVPEDVQVVGFDNVPESTYSTPALTTIDTSLDDYVRTGVKMLIERINGYDGPVRKHVTRFKLVKRDSTLF; from the coding sequence ATGGGGTCGGGCGAGCATATAACCATCAAAGATGTTGCAAAATATGCTGGAGTATCGTTCAAAACTGTTTCCAATGTCCTTAACGATACCGGCAGTATGCGTCCTGAAACGCGCAGACGTGTGGAAGAGGCAATAAGGTCTCTGGGTTATACCGTCAATGTGTCCGCTCGTTCCTTGCGTAAAGGAGGGAGCAAGCTCATTGGCGTCGGTATTTTTGATTTCTCCCAGCCTTTCGGTCCGTATTTTGTCGATAAGGTCATCGAAGTCGCCCGTGAGTCCGGGTACGGGACGATTATCGATACCTATGGGTCGGGCGGCAAAGGATTGTCGCTGATTGTTAATGAACTTTCGCAGTTGGGGGCTGACGGGTGGATTCTCTTTGCTGATCAGCCCGTAGGCAAAGGTGGCAAATTGCTTCAGCAGCCGTTTCCGATTGTGCTTACCGGAGACTATCTTCCCTATGGCAACACTGATTGGGTGACGATGCCTAATACAGAAGCTCTGCGCTATGTGACGGGGCAATTGCTTGATTCCGGTTGTACTTCCATCGCGGTTGTGGGGGCCAAAGAAAAGCCGGAGACGCGCGATTACTATATGTCGGCCTTGCAAGGTACCCAGGATTTGCGCATCAAAGGATATATCGAGGCTTTCGAGGAGCGTGGTCTCAAAGTTGACTCGAATATGTTGATTCCGCGAGACTGGATGATTCGCGAAGGTGGTATGCATGCGGTTGATATCATGCTGGAACGGGATGTGCATCCTGATGCGATTGTTTGTCTGACCGACGCTGTGGCACTTGGTGTTCTTCATGGTTTGCAGGCTCATGGCATACGTGTGCCTGAAGATGTCCAAGTTGTAGGATTCGACAATGTCCCCGAATCGACTTATTCCACTCCTGCACTCACAACAATTGATACTTCCTTGGATGACTATGTTCGTACGGGGGTCAAAATGTTGATTGAACGTATCAATGGTTATGATGGGCCGGTTCGTAAACATGTAACACGTTTCAAACTGGTCAAACGCGATTCCACGCTGTTTTAG